A genomic region of Leptolyngbya sp. NIES-2104 contains the following coding sequences:
- the uvrB gene encoding excinuclease ABC subunit UvrB, whose amino-acid sequence MAEFNIQAPFEPMGDQPSAIASLVKSINAGNRFQTLQGATGTGKTHTIARVIDKVGKPTLLLAHNKTLAAQLCNELREFFPHNAVEYFVSYYDYYQPEAYIPVSDTYIEKTSSINEEIDMLRHSATRSLFERRDVIVVASISCIYGLGIASEYLNASIRLRVGEEINQRQVLRDLASVQYSRNDLDLGRGKFRVKGDVLEIGPAYEDRIIRVEFFGDEIDAIRYVDPVTGATLQSMEAVSIYPARHFVTPEDRLQIACDEIELELKQRLVELESQGKLLEAQRLEQRTRYDLEVLREVGFCNGVENYSRHLAGRNPGDAPECLLNYFPKDWLLAIDESHVSIPQLRGMYNGDQARKKVLIDHGFRLPSAADNRPLKAEEFWERVNQCVFISATPGDWELEISEDRIVEQVIRPTGVVDPEIYVRPTQGQVDDLLHEIQTRVEKRERTLVTTLTKRMAEDLTEYFQERGVRVRYLHSEINSIERIEILQELREGTFDVLIGVNLLREGLDLPEVSLVAILDADKEGFLRAKRSLIQTIGRAARHVEGKAILYADNLTDSMAAAIDETERRRTIQLEYNEKHGIVPKPIIKKSSNAILAFLEVSRRLNLQELEQAYEKSDEIPLENIPTLITQLEAQMKDAAKKMEFEEAAKYRDKIKHLRDKLLGNRA is encoded by the coding sequence ATGGCAGAATTTAACATTCAAGCCCCGTTTGAGCCGATGGGCGATCAGCCAAGCGCGATCGCAAGTCTGGTTAAGAGTATCAATGCTGGAAATCGTTTTCAAACGCTGCAAGGTGCGACCGGAACTGGAAAAACACATACGATCGCACGAGTGATTGACAAAGTTGGCAAGCCGACCTTATTGCTTGCACACAATAAAACTCTTGCGGCACAGCTTTGTAATGAGTTGCGCGAATTTTTTCCGCACAATGCCGTTGAGTATTTTGTGAGTTATTACGACTACTATCAACCAGAAGCTTATATTCCGGTAAGTGATACCTACATCGAAAAGACCTCTTCGATCAATGAAGAGATTGATATGTTGCGGCACTCGGCGACTCGATCGCTGTTTGAACGCCGCGATGTGATTGTGGTGGCTTCGATTAGCTGTATCTATGGTTTGGGAATTGCATCGGAATACCTCAATGCGTCGATTCGGCTGAGAGTGGGTGAAGAAATCAATCAGCGGCAAGTCTTACGCGATCTCGCCTCGGTACAGTATTCGCGGAATGATTTAGATCTTGGTCGCGGAAAATTTCGAGTCAAAGGCGATGTTTTAGAAATTGGTCCAGCTTACGAAGATCGAATTATTCGAGTCGAATTCTTTGGCGATGAGATTGATGCCATTCGCTATGTTGATCCGGTCACAGGCGCAACGCTTCAAAGTATGGAAGCGGTCAGCATTTATCCGGCTCGTCACTTTGTCACTCCCGAAGATCGATTGCAGATTGCTTGTGATGAGATTGAACTAGAGCTAAAACAGCGCTTAGTAGAACTCGAATCGCAAGGAAAATTACTCGAAGCACAACGCTTAGAGCAACGCACTCGGTATGATTTAGAGGTCTTGAGAGAAGTTGGTTTTTGTAACGGTGTTGAGAACTACTCAAGACATCTTGCCGGACGCAATCCAGGAGATGCGCCGGAGTGTTTGCTGAATTATTTCCCGAAAGATTGGTTATTGGCGATCGATGAATCTCACGTCAGCATTCCGCAACTCCGAGGGATGTACAACGGCGACCAAGCGCGGAAGAAGGTTTTAATCGATCACGGTTTCCGTTTACCGAGTGCTGCCGATAACCGTCCGCTTAAAGCTGAAGAATTTTGGGAAAGAGTCAATCAGTGCGTCTTTATCTCAGCAACTCCGGGCGATTGGGAATTAGAAATCTCTGAAGATCGCATCGTCGAACAAGTGATTCGACCGACTGGAGTGGTTGATCCCGAAATCTATGTGCGTCCGACTCAAGGACAGGTCGATGACTTGCTGCATGAAATTCAAACGCGAGTCGAAAAGCGCGAAAGAACGCTGGTGACAACGCTGACAAAGCGGATGGCGGAAGATTTGACCGAATACTTCCAAGAACGCGGAGTTCGGGTGAGATACTTGCACTCAGAAATTAACTCGATCGAGCGAATCGAAATTCTTCAAGAACTCAGAGAAGGCACATTCGATGTTTTGATCGGGGTGAACCTGCTGCGGGAAGGATTGGACTTACCGGAAGTTTCCCTAGTTGCGATTCTCGATGCCGATAAAGAAGGATTCTTGCGGGCGAAGCGATCGCTAATTCAGACGATCGGACGAGCAGCGCGACATGTGGAAGGGAAAGCGATTCTTTATGCCGATAACCTGACCGATAGTATGGCAGCCGCGATCGATGAAACCGAGCGACGACGAACGATTCAGTTGGAATACAACGAGAAACACGGGATTGTTCCGAAACCGATTATCAAGAAGTCAAGTAATGCAATCTTGGCGTTTTTGGAAGTTTCTCGCCGCTTAAATTTGCAGGAATTAGAGCAAGCCTACGAAAAATCGGACGAGATTCCGTTAGAGAACATTCCGACACTGATCACTCAGCTTGAAGCGCAGATGAAAGACGCAGCGAAAAAGATGGAGTTCGAGGAAGCAGCGAAATATCGCGACAAGATTAAGCATTTGCGCGATAAATTGTTGGGCAATCGGGCTTAG
- a CDS encoding CsbD family protein, which translates to MSLEDKAKAAAKNIEGKAQEAMGNVTGDPGDKMEGKAKQTEAAARNAKEDVKDAAKDVVDRA; encoded by the coding sequence ATGAGCTTAGAAGATAAGGCTAAAGCTGCTGCTAAAAACATCGAAGGAAAAGCACAAGAAGCAATGGGTAACGTGACTGGCGACCCTGGCGACAAGATGGAAGGAAAAGCAAAACAGACCGAAGCAGCAGCTCGCAATGCTAAGGAAGATGTGAAAGATGCAGCGAAAGATGTTGTCGATCGTGCATAG
- the petA gene encoding cytochrome f → MRTSFLRKAIVTIAAIATFLAGSFSLPQAASAYPIFAQSQYENPREATGRIVCANCHLGAKPTELELPQSVLPDTVFEAVVKIPYDTSVQQVQGDGSKGPLNVGAVLMLPDGFKLAPEDRMTEEQKAKAEELYIQPYSDAHPNWLVVGPIPGEQYQEIEFPVLSPDPNADKSLRFGKYPIHVGGNRGRGQVYPTGQKSNNAVYNASVSGTISAIDKTEEGGYSVQITEENGTVATDEIPAGPDLLVAQGDAVKAGDPLTGNPNVGGFGQIDKEIVLQSPDRIKGLLAFFAIVTLTQIFLVLKKKQVERVQAAEMNF, encoded by the coding sequence ATGAGAACCAGTTTTTTACGTAAAGCGATCGTCACGATTGCCGCGATCGCGACCTTCCTTGCCGGAAGTTTTTCCCTCCCTCAAGCGGCTTCTGCATATCCCATTTTTGCTCAAAGCCAGTACGAAAATCCCCGTGAAGCAACGGGTCGGATTGTTTGCGCCAACTGTCACTTAGGCGCAAAACCGACGGAATTAGAGCTTCCCCAATCGGTTCTGCCGGACACCGTGTTTGAAGCAGTGGTGAAAATCCCTTACGACACCAGTGTTCAACAAGTTCAAGGTGACGGAAGTAAAGGACCGCTCAACGTCGGTGCAGTGTTGATGCTGCCGGATGGCTTCAAGCTGGCTCCTGAAGACCGCATGACCGAAGAGCAAAAAGCAAAAGCTGAAGAACTTTACATTCAGCCGTACAGCGATGCTCACCCGAACTGGCTTGTCGTCGGTCCAATTCCGGGCGAACAGTATCAGGAAATTGAATTCCCGGTGCTGTCTCCTGATCCGAATGCTGATAAGTCTCTGCGTTTTGGAAAGTACCCGATTCACGTCGGCGGCAACCGTGGACGCGGGCAGGTTTATCCGACCGGACAAAAGAGCAACAACGCAGTTTATAACGCTTCGGTGTCGGGAACGATTAGCGCGATCGACAAAACCGAAGAAGGCGGCTACAGCGTTCAAATCACTGAAGAGAACGGAACCGTCGCAACCGACGAAATTCCCGCGGGTCCTGATCTGTTAGTTGCTCAAGGTGACGCAGTGAAGGCAGGCGATCCGTTGACCGGTAACCCGAACGTGGGTGGATTTGGTCAAATCGATAAGGAAATCGTGCTGCAAAGCCCCGATCGGATTAAGGGACTGTTGGCGTTCTTCGCGATCGTCACGCTGACCCAAATTTTCTTGGTGCTGAAGAAGAAACAAGTCGAGCGCGTTCAAGCTGCCGAGATGAACTTCTAA
- the petC gene encoding cytochrome b6-f complex iron-sulfur subunit — MAQLSESSDVPSMGRRQFMNALMFGSEALVALGALYPVVKYFIPPSSGGASGGVTAKDALGNDIVVSEYLKSHPAGDRNLAQGLKGDPTYVVVTNEGAIENYGINAVCTHLGCVVPWNANENKFMCPCHGSQYDNTGKVVRGPAPLSLALVHANVDNDKIAFTSWTETDFRTGDDPWWA; from the coding sequence ATGGCTCAATTATCTGAATCTTCTGATGTCCCAAGCATGGGTCGTCGCCAATTTATGAACGCCTTGATGTTTGGCTCTGAAGCGTTGGTCGCGCTCGGTGCTTTATATCCAGTCGTCAAATACTTTATTCCGCCGTCGTCGGGTGGCGCATCCGGTGGAGTCACGGCAAAAGACGCGCTCGGTAACGATATCGTGGTCAGCGAATATCTCAAGTCCCATCCCGCAGGCGATCGCAATCTCGCTCAAGGGCTAAAAGGCGATCCGACCTATGTCGTTGTGACGAACGAAGGCGCGATCGAGAACTACGGGATTAACGCCGTTTGTACTCACCTCGGCTGTGTAGTGCCCTGGAACGCCAACGAAAACAAATTTATGTGTCCGTGCCACGGTTCACAGTATGACAACACCGGAAAGGTCGTTCGCGGTCCCGCTCCGTTGTCTTTGGCACTGGTTCACGCGAATGTAGACAACGACAAAATCGCGTTTACATCTTGGACAGAAACCGACTTCCGTACCGGCGACGATCCTTGGTGGGCTTAA
- a CDS encoding DUF3067 family protein codes for MTGQELRQLLLNKWGRSYDIQVRRTQGKFFVQVMWKYLEQLSFPLSEPEYLEHLDQVAEYLAGWGAIEQVESYIQKTRERPRQGKAVSIPIDLGDRASEWLLEDF; via the coding sequence ATGACAGGACAAGAGCTAAGGCAACTTCTTTTGAATAAGTGGGGGCGATCGTATGACATCCAGGTCAGACGGACGCAAGGAAAGTTTTTTGTCCAGGTGATGTGGAAGTATCTGGAGCAGTTATCGTTTCCATTGTCTGAGCCAGAATATTTGGAACATCTGGATCAGGTGGCGGAATATTTGGCGGGCTGGGGCGCGATCGAGCAAGTCGAGTCCTACATTCAGAAAACCCGTGAACGTCCAAGACAAGGAAAAGCGGTAAGTATCCCGATCGATTTAGGCGATCGAGCTTCGGAGTGGTTACTAGAGGATTTTTGA
- the thiD gene encoding bifunctional hydroxymethylpyrimidine kinase/phosphomethylpyrimidine kinase produces MPLPSIPIALTIAGSDSGGGAGIQADLRTFAFHCVHGTSALTCITAQNTLGVTRVDALPPEAVTAQIEAVLEDIGVQAAKTGMLLNEEIITAVSEQASKISNLVVDPVMVSRTGAQLIDDSAIAALKTLLIPHALILTPNRYEAQLLSGIEINTLEDMQKAAQRIFELGAKSVLVKGGGMRDELRGVDVWFDGTHCETLATERVDTKHTHGTGCTLGAAITANLAQGKDLRSSIQAAKQYVTTALEYSLAIGQGQGPVGHFFPLIRTQQA; encoded by the coding sequence ATGCCCCTTCCTTCGATTCCGATCGCATTAACGATCGCAGGTTCTGACAGTGGCGGCGGTGCAGGAATTCAAGCCGACTTACGAACTTTTGCGTTTCATTGTGTCCATGGAACGAGCGCCCTCACCTGTATCACTGCACAAAACACGCTTGGTGTGACGCGAGTCGATGCGTTACCTCCAGAAGCAGTCACCGCACAAATTGAAGCCGTCCTTGAAGATATTGGTGTACAAGCGGCAAAAACTGGAATGCTGTTGAATGAAGAAATTATCACAGCCGTTTCCGAACAAGCTTCAAAGATTTCAAACTTAGTCGTTGATCCCGTGATGGTGTCGAGAACGGGAGCGCAGTTAATTGATGATTCAGCGATCGCGGCTCTCAAAACGCTCCTGATTCCACACGCACTAATTCTGACTCCCAATCGCTACGAAGCTCAACTCCTCAGCGGTATCGAAATTAATACGCTCGAAGATATGCAGAAAGCCGCTCAGCGCATTTTTGAACTGGGTGCGAAGTCGGTTCTCGTCAAAGGTGGCGGAATGCGGGATGAACTGCGTGGAGTCGATGTTTGGTTTGATGGAACTCACTGTGAAACGCTGGCAACTGAGCGAGTGGATACAAAGCACACGCATGGAACCGGATGCACTCTTGGGGCAGCGATTACGGCAAATTTGGCACAGGGGAAAGATTTGCGATCGTCCATCCAAGCCGCAAAACAATATGTCACGACTGCTTTGGAATATTCATTAGCGATCGGACAGGGGCAAGGTCCGGTCGGTCACTTTTTCCCGTTGATTCGCACACAGCAAGCGTGA
- a CDS encoding acyltransferase, with protein sequence MANANKLRRLAWLEGIRIFAAVFLLFYHAQLLFTKYAFTPQPTGLIANLQQLFSATRQLGDSWITQALSLPVWFGYQFVDVFVLISGFSLVLSLKGKPIEVGRFLKRRLLRILMPFWTVAWLSYPVLWIIGKWTNSYIPDAWHTFAGMSFPILFDYGGDLLLPTSGPWWFVPLIISFALIFPVLWYLINRWGSRNLLIVSTVITFAYRALAVYVFQGHPTYAIVSAAAGWQPFVHFIAKLSTFVLGMIVARQYSQGKGVIFWRSSRALIVGVAIYAIGFVAQFYRFGWIFDDFLLAVGLTLCCMVVFRFFSDRLNLGAVMVWLGLHSYSYFLIHNFVIDRTLNLYVQNQLPLYYQVLPWMVFGTLGLAVIADRITPWIERSAIALWHYTDARLTPIAKIGSWVPKIGEAVLYRGKPGWTIQKVEQVIHDKAFYLCRISNGQRTIWVNQNDLKQDQALQVK encoded by the coding sequence ATGGCTAACGCGAACAAACTTAGACGATTAGCTTGGTTGGAAGGAATTCGGATTTTTGCAGCGGTGTTTCTGCTGTTCTATCACGCTCAACTTCTGTTTACAAAATACGCTTTTACGCCTCAGCCGACTGGCTTGATTGCAAATCTTCAGCAGCTTTTTTCGGCAACTCGTCAACTTGGGGACAGTTGGATCACTCAGGCGTTAAGCTTACCTGTTTGGTTCGGTTATCAGTTCGTTGATGTGTTTGTCTTGATTAGCGGCTTTAGTTTAGTGCTGTCGTTGAAAGGAAAACCGATCGAGGTCGGTCGCTTTCTCAAGCGCAGGTTACTCCGAATTTTGATGCCGTTTTGGACAGTGGCTTGGTTGTCGTATCCCGTGCTATGGATCATTGGGAAATGGACAAATAGCTATATTCCCGACGCGTGGCATACCTTTGCAGGAATGTCTTTTCCGATTTTGTTTGACTATGGTGGCGACCTGTTGCTTCCCACTAGTGGTCCTTGGTGGTTTGTGCCGCTGATTATTAGTTTTGCATTGATCTTCCCGGTACTTTGGTATTTGATCAATCGTTGGGGTTCGCGCAACTTATTGATTGTCAGTACTGTGATCACGTTTGCCTATCGCGCCCTTGCCGTGTATGTGTTTCAGGGACATCCGACTTACGCGATCGTATCTGCTGCCGCAGGTTGGCAACCATTCGTACACTTCATTGCAAAACTCAGTACTTTTGTTCTGGGCATGATTGTTGCACGTCAGTATTCACAAGGTAAAGGAGTCATTTTCTGGCGATCGTCTAGAGCTTTGATTGTTGGAGTTGCGATTTATGCGATCGGCTTTGTGGCACAGTTCTATCGATTCGGCTGGATTTTCGATGATTTCTTGCTTGCAGTCGGTTTAACACTTTGCTGTATGGTGGTGTTCCGATTTTTCAGCGATCGCTTAAATCTCGGTGCGGTGATGGTGTGGCTCGGACTTCATAGCTATAGTTACTTTCTGATTCACAACTTTGTCATCGATCGGACGTTGAATCTCTATGTGCAGAATCAGCTTCCGCTGTACTATCAAGTGCTACCTTGGATGGTATTTGGAACATTGGGATTGGCTGTGATTGCCGATCGGATTACGCCTTGGATTGAGCGAAGTGCGATCGCGCTTTGGCACTATACAGATGCTCGATTAACACCGATCGCCAAGATCGGATCGTGGGTTCCGAAAATTGGCGAGGCGGTGCTTTACCGTGGAAAACCGGGCTGGACGATTCAGAAAGTCGAGCAGGTTATCCACGATAAAGCGTTTTATCTGTGCCGGATCTCGAATGGTCAAAGAACGATTTGGGTCAATCAAAACGATTTGAAACAAGATCAGGCGTTACAGGTGAAATAG
- a CDS encoding GNAT family N-acetyltransferase, producing the protein MLSVDVNVAYRVATSKDVDVLLELVEEFHKIEKLPFDPVLDRVSLQQFLSNPALGRVWLITERNRVIGYVAVTFSYSIEFRGLGAYIDELYLRSAHRGQGIGSQTLKFVEQYCRSLNIPTLALSVHEDNERAYKVYRKAGYDDRGYQLMMKAIA; encoded by the coding sequence ATGTTATCCGTTGATGTAAATGTTGCCTATCGTGTTGCAACATCCAAAGACGTTGATGTTTTGCTTGAATTGGTCGAGGAGTTTCACAAAATTGAAAAACTCCCATTTGATCCAGTTCTCGATCGCGTTTCACTCCAGCAATTTCTGAGTAATCCCGCACTAGGACGAGTCTGGCTCATTACCGAGCGCAATCGCGTTATTGGTTACGTTGCCGTTACGTTCAGCTACAGTATTGAGTTTCGTGGGCTAGGTGCGTATATCGATGAGTTGTATCTGCGTTCTGCTCATCGCGGACAAGGAATCGGAAGTCAAACCTTGAAGTTTGTTGAGCAATATTGTCGATCGCTCAATATTCCGACCCTTGCGCTCTCGGTGCATGAAGACAATGAACGCGCCTACAAGGTCTATCGCAAGGCAGGGTATGACGATCGCGGTTATCAATTGATGATGAAAGCGATCGCGTAG
- a CDS encoding tRNA (guanine-N1)-methyltransferase, with protein sequence MTIEGKATFTIGSAFYNPNAETVRDLAVLAAAVYRRDRGSLRVLDAMAGCGVRSLRYAIESQADFVCANDSNSDTQTVLRENLAQLPPEQYQISDRDAIRVFFDCYNHQNYYDLVDVDGFGSPVPYVHASLSACAINGLIYLTSTDGRTVTGRAPDNCVADYGAIARIHPAAHEQGLRLILGNVQQQAASRGMGIIPVFSYFTGQTYRVMVRLVSSIQLTEQNYGFLGFCHECGTYQKVEWRKLGRSQCSLDSRSLVLSGAMWLGHLHDAGQIAQMIELAKDWNWTAQIRLLELMSMEAEMPPYFYTLGEIGRRGKLDIPKSNYLIQTLRDWGHRASLTHIDREAIKTDADLPTCIRAAKSFAFRRS encoded by the coding sequence ATGACGATCGAAGGAAAAGCCACGTTCACGATCGGTAGTGCATTCTACAATCCCAATGCTGAAACGGTGAGAGATTTAGCGGTTCTTGCAGCAGCGGTCTATCGGCGCGATCGCGGATCTTTACGAGTGTTAGACGCGATGGCAGGATGCGGAGTTCGATCGCTGAGATACGCGATTGAAAGTCAAGCTGATTTTGTCTGTGCAAATGATAGTAATTCGGACACTCAAACAGTACTGCGGGAGAACTTAGCGCAATTACCACCGGAGCAATATCAAATTAGCGATCGAGATGCAATCCGAGTGTTTTTCGATTGCTATAACCATCAGAATTACTATGACTTAGTCGATGTGGATGGCTTTGGTTCTCCGGTTCCGTATGTTCATGCGAGTTTAAGCGCTTGTGCCATTAATGGACTGATCTATCTAACGAGCACCGATGGACGAACTGTAACCGGACGTGCCCCGGATAATTGTGTGGCGGACTATGGCGCGATCGCTCGAATTCATCCCGCCGCGCATGAACAAGGATTGCGACTAATTCTAGGCAATGTGCAACAACAAGCCGCATCACGCGGAATGGGTATCATCCCCGTGTTTTCCTATTTCACAGGTCAAACTTATCGCGTGATGGTGCGGTTAGTTTCCTCGATTCAATTGACTGAGCAGAACTATGGATTTTTAGGGTTTTGTCATGAGTGCGGCACTTATCAGAAAGTCGAGTGGCGAAAACTAGGTCGATCGCAGTGTTCGTTAGATAGTCGATCGCTGGTTCTGAGTGGTGCAATGTGGTTAGGTCATCTGCATGATGCGGGTCAAATTGCCCAAATGATCGAATTGGCAAAAGATTGGAACTGGACAGCACAGATTCGATTATTAGAACTGATGTCTATGGAAGCAGAAATGCCGCCGTACTTCTATACATTGGGCGAGATTGGACGACGCGGAAAATTAGACATTCCAAAATCGAATTATTTGATCCAAACCTTGCGGGATTGGGGACACCGGGCGAGTTTGACGCACATCGATCGAGAAGCGATTAAAACCGATGCCGATTTACCGACTTGTATTCGAGCGGCAAAATCATTCGCCTTTCGTCGAAGTTAA
- a CDS encoding ComEA family DNA-binding protein, with product MLNWFSNALLKSKIQNDPYYRFQSLAEIRIAADLGIQIDVNQASVDDWLRLPGLSIHQAKTLTQLSEFGVQFLCIEDVAAAIGVSLQRMKPLEPVMKFCYYDPESLQQIQRVNLNTATVNELLQIPNIRSVLARAIVRNRQVQGNYKNLVDLQQRLSLPSSAIAELMHYLRF from the coding sequence ATGCTCAATTGGTTCTCGAACGCGCTACTGAAATCTAAAATCCAAAACGATCCGTATTATCGCTTTCAATCGTTGGCGGAGATTCGGATTGCAGCAGATTTAGGAATTCAAATCGATGTGAATCAGGCAAGTGTCGATGATTGGTTGAGATTGCCCGGATTATCGATTCATCAGGCGAAAACATTGACGCAATTGAGCGAATTCGGGGTGCAATTTCTCTGTATCGAGGATGTTGCCGCAGCGATCGGAGTTTCGTTGCAGCGAATGAAACCGTTAGAACCTGTGATGAAGTTTTGCTACTACGATCCAGAAAGTTTGCAGCAGATTCAGCGCGTAAATTTGAACACAGCAACGGTGAATGAACTGTTGCAGATTCCAAATATTCGATCGGTGTTGGCAAGAGCGATCGTGAGAAATCGTCAAGTTCAAGGCAACTACAAAAACCTAGTCGATTTGCAACAGCGGCTTTCACTTCCGAGTTCTGCGATCGCTGAATTGATGCACTATCTCCGATTTTGA
- a CDS encoding SHOCT domain-containing protein, producing MLGNAKSRRVAALLAIVGAVPVFGGFHLVGLHKLYLGQRWWCLIYLALALTGSKIAWIAALFDAVFYLIQNPDEFDVNFNDEAIALDVSANPVVSVSESLRELDQLREDGLISEYEFEQKRRKLLDRIK from the coding sequence ATGCTGGGGAATGCGAAAAGTCGAAGAGTTGCGGCACTGTTAGCGATCGTGGGAGCCGTTCCGGTGTTTGGTGGCTTTCATCTGGTCGGCTTGCACAAGCTCTATTTAGGACAGCGCTGGTGGTGCTTGATTTATTTAGCTCTGGCACTCACAGGCAGCAAAATCGCGTGGATTGCAGCGCTATTTGATGCGGTATTCTATCTGATTCAGAATCCTGATGAGTTCGATGTGAATTTTAATGATGAAGCGATCGCGCTCGATGTGTCAGCCAATCCCGTTGTGAGTGTGTCGGAAAGTTTGCGTGAACTCGATCAGCTTCGAGAAGATGGTTTAATTTCAGAATACGAATTTGAACAAAAACGCCGGAAATTGCTCGATCGAATTAAATAA
- a CDS encoding iron uptake porin → MPKFLIHSLVLAAGVSIASSATANETPNVADLSKPEPLSQVTSVSQLSDVRPTDWAFQALQSLVERYGCIAGYPDRTYRGNRALTRFEFAAGLNACLDRVNELIAASTADLVKKEDLATLQKLQEQFAAELATIRGRVDALEARTTTLEKQQFSTTTKLNAEVVLGITGAAAGRDFIRREFVPGVGSVEVADRVSRNTIVGNRVRLNFDTSFTGRDNLRTRLQAANLSGLPANLNGDQLTNEGSLRFAGGENNEIGLDALNYTFPIGENTTVVLEANAGAIDDFTDTLNPFLDGDGGSGALSHFGTRNSIYYLGNGTSGTGLGLRHKFGEALELSLGYLSGEPNSPAAGSGLFNGSYGAMAQLTFRPSERLGIGLTYINAYNVDYSGNGAVGSTRANFRSLAETGFLADNVPTIANAYGVSATFQIAPQLVLNGSVGYTNARSLQSGARGTLDIWNWAVGLAVPDFLKKGSVAGVIVGMEPRVTGARGAFGSAVGRDRDTSLHVEGFYQFQLNDNIAITPGIIWLTAPNHDNRNDDIVIGTIRTTFTF, encoded by the coding sequence ATGCCAAAATTTTTAATTCATTCCCTAGTCTTAGCAGCGGGTGTCAGCATTGCGTCGAGCGCTACCGCAAATGAAACTCCGAACGTTGCAGACTTGAGCAAACCCGAACCGTTATCACAAGTCACTTCAGTTTCTCAGCTTTCTGATGTGCGCCCGACCGACTGGGCATTTCAAGCATTGCAATCTCTAGTAGAGCGCTATGGCTGTATTGCAGGGTATCCCGATCGCACTTATCGAGGAAATCGGGCGCTCACTCGATTTGAATTTGCAGCGGGATTGAATGCGTGTCTCGATCGCGTCAACGAACTGATCGCCGCTTCGACCGCTGATCTGGTGAAAAAAGAAGATTTAGCCACGCTGCAAAAACTTCAAGAACAATTCGCCGCAGAACTCGCAACGATTCGCGGTCGCGTTGATGCCTTAGAAGCAAGAACAACCACACTCGAAAAACAGCAATTCTCGACCACGACTAAACTAAACGCTGAAGTCGTCTTAGGAATCACTGGAGCCGCCGCAGGTCGGGACTTTATCCGCCGGGAATTTGTCCCTGGAGTTGGTAGCGTCGAAGTTGCCGATCGCGTTTCTCGTAATACGATCGTCGGCAATCGAGTTCGCTTAAACTTTGATACAAGCTTCACCGGACGCGACAATTTAAGAACGCGATTACAAGCAGCAAATCTTTCAGGACTACCCGCGAATTTGAACGGCGACCAATTGACTAATGAAGGCTCATTACGATTTGCGGGCGGAGAAAATAATGAGATCGGGCTGGATGCGTTGAACTACACATTCCCGATCGGCGAAAATACAACCGTCGTGCTCGAAGCGAATGCAGGCGCGATCGATGACTTTACCGATACGCTCAATCCCTTTCTCGACGGCGATGGTGGCTCCGGTGCGCTGTCACACTTTGGCACCCGCAACTCAATCTACTACCTCGGTAATGGCACCAGTGGAACTGGATTAGGACTGCGCCACAAATTCGGAGAAGCTCTAGAACTGAGTTTGGGTTATCTCTCCGGTGAGCCGAATTCTCCGGCAGCAGGCAGCGGATTATTTAACGGCTCTTATGGGGCAATGGCTCAACTCACGTTCCGTCCGAGTGAACGTCTGGGAATCGGTTTAACCTATATCAATGCCTACAACGTTGATTACTCTGGAAATGGTGCGGTTGGAAGTACTCGCGCCAATTTCCGATCGCTGGCTGAAACCGGATTTTTAGCAGACAACGTACCGACGATCGCGAATGCGTACGGGGTTTCTGCGACCTTCCAAATCGCGCCGCAATTAGTACTCAATGGCTCAGTTGGCTATACAAATGCTCGATCGTTGCAATCGGGTGCACGCGGAACGCTCGATATTTGGAACTGGGCAGTGGGTTTAGCGGTTCCTGACTTTCTCAAAAAGGGCAGTGTTGCAGGTGTGATTGTCGGGATGGAACCGAGAGTAACGGGAGCGAGAGGCGCATTTGGGTCTGCGGTGGGACGCGATCGAGATACTTCACTGCACGTTGAAGGTTTCTATCAATTCCAACTGAACGACAACATCGCCATCACGCCTGGAATCATCTGGTTAACGGCTCCAAATCATGACAACCGCAATGATGACATTGTGATTGGTACGATTCGGACAACGTTTACGTTTTAA